One region of Thermoproteales archaeon genomic DNA includes:
- the nucS gene encoding endonuclease NucS, with protein sequence MGRIDFYTEGDFTRLLSDAVKNRRFIVIVGSMEVYYTGRSSSKLSLGERICIVKPDGSVLVHRPSGYEPVNWQPSGSIVSFGRKDGRVFMKAVRKKPLETLLVYFEKIFSVLVADLVDRGVFSMKGDEEDMRKAIILEPDIVEAGLRIIDFERRIVPGFIDLYARDANGRLVVIELKKDVAGIDAVVQLKNYVDYVRKDVPDARGILVAPRLARNCMKMLEEYNLEFKRLTLEKCLKVLERQRGLDKFL encoded by the coding sequence ATGGGTAGGATAGATTTCTATACTGAGGGAGATTTTACAAGGCTGCTTTCAGATGCTGTGAAAAATAGGAGGTTTATAGTAATCGTTGGTTCTATGGAGGTTTACTATACTGGAAGATCCTCGTCCAAACTTTCTCTGGGAGAGAGGATTTGTATTGTTAAGCCTGACGGCTCTGTTCTAGTGCATAGACCTTCAGGCTATGAGCCGGTTAATTGGCAGCCGAGCGGCTCTATTGTTTCTTTTGGAAGAAAGGATGGTAGGGTTTTCATGAAGGCTGTTAGGAAAAAGCCGCTTGAAACATTGCTTGTGTATTTTGAGAAAATTTTCTCTGTTTTGGTGGCTGATTTAGTAGATAGGGGCGTTTTTTCCATGAAGGGCGACGAGGAGGATATGCGTAAGGCTATAATTTTGGAGCCGGATATTGTTGAAGCTGGTTTGAGGATTATAGATTTTGAACGGCGTATTGTTCCAGGGTTTATTGACTTGTATGCTCGCGATGCTAATGGACGTCTTGTCGTTATCGAGCTTAAGAAAGATGTTGCTGGTATAGATGCTGTCGTTCAGTTAAAGAATTACGTTGATTATGTTAGGAAAGATGTTCCCGATGCTAGGGGGATATTGGTTGCTCCTAGGCTTGCGAGAAACTGCATGAAGATGCTAGAGGAATATAATTTGGAGTTTAAGCGGTTGACGCTGGAGAAGTGTTTGAAAGTTTTGGAGAGGCAAAGGGGTCTGGATAAGTTCCTATAG